In Malus sylvestris chromosome 16, drMalSylv7.2, whole genome shotgun sequence, the following are encoded in one genomic region:
- the LOC126606383 gene encoding uncharacterized protein LOC126606383, which yields MYEGAKTAVRTHEGQTESFPITVGLHQGSSLSPYLFALVMDELTGHIQDDIPWCMLFADDIVLIDETQEGVNAKLNLWREVLESKGLRLSRSKTEYMECKFSANGGQNELGVRIGDQEIPKSDRFRYLGSILQKNGELDGDLNHRIQAGWMKWKSASGVLCDRRMPLKLKGKFYRTAIRPAMLYGTECWAVKHQHVHKMGVAEMRMLRWMCGHTRKDKIRNEDIRGKVGVAEIEGKMRENRLRWFGHVQRRPTDAPIRRCDYGTEVQGRRGRGRPRKTLEETLRKDLEYLDLTKDMTQDRAQWRSKIHIADPTQ from the coding sequence atgtatgaaggagcaaagaccgccgtaagaactcatgaaggacaaaccgaaagctttcccataactgtaggattacatcaaggctcatccttaagtccttacctttttgcgttggtaatggatgagttaacaggacatattcaagatgatattccttggtgtatgcttttcgcagacgatatagtgttgatagatgaaactcaggaaggggtaaatgcaaagcttaacctttggagagaagtgttggaatctaaaggtcttcgcctcagccgatcaaagacagaatatatggagtgcaagttcagtgcaaatggaggccaaaacgagttaggggtgaggatcggagatcaagaaataccaaagagcgaccgttttcgttacctaggatctatcttgcaaaagaacggagaattagatggagatctcaaccatagaatacaagctggatggatgaagtggaagagtgcatccggcgtgttgtgtgaccgccgtatgccactgaagctcaagggaaaattttataggacggcaataaggccggcaatgctgtatggcacagaatgttgggcggtgaaacatcaacacgtacacaaaatgggtgtagcggagatgaggatgcttcgttggatgtgtgggcacacgagaaaggataagattaggaatgaggatatccggggtaaagtaggagtagccgaaattgaaggaaagatgagagaaaatcggttacggtggtttggacatgtgcaaagaaggcctactgacgctccgattagaagatgcgactatgggacagaggttcagggccgaaggggtagaggaagacctaggaaaactttggaagagactctaagaaaagacttagagtacttggatctaacgaaggacatgacacaggatcgagcacaatggcgttctaagattcatatagccgatcccactcagtga